The Thiogranum longum genome includes a region encoding these proteins:
- a CDS encoding chloride channel protein, whose translation MSHSIQRWFETFRLQLSRPDAILPFSILGLIAGTLAALTVIALRLLVDYVQVKVLPFDVAENFESISPVWRVGAAVTGGLLIGLLFRVTRKETHSVGVLHVLERLAHHQGRLPWRNALVQFVGGAITMISGHSVGREGPSAHLGAASSNLPAQALRLPNNSLRVLAACGAAAGIAASFNTPLAGAAFAMEVLLMEYSVAGFAPVILATVSATALTRAVFGSDLAYDVPHLSPGALSELPYILVCGVLIGLLAAGFSALFQWVSVQGEKMPAWIRPMLAGLLVGVCGAMVPEVMGIGDDTVNHVLRGELAITLLFVILVVKIIATTGGIGLGLPGGIIGPTLFIGAAAGGLLGAVGAMLGINEASSFGLYAIIGMGAMMAGTLQAPMAGLIAILELTGEPNLILPGMLVVVAATITSGYVGRRESVFQGLLRTRGLDYRNDPAAQSLRRIGVGSVMNRQVVTLPRRVSPAEVDEALAGKPVWILVREAGRADTLLPAVDLVRARRDAPDQESYDLIDVPGERVQTLPVDMGATLQEAQEKMRESGAGALYVISQTVPGIPRVLGVLTAEDIENSYHY comes from the coding sequence ATGTCACACAGTATCCAGCGCTGGTTCGAAACCTTCCGTCTGCAGCTTTCCCGGCCCGACGCCATTTTGCCGTTTTCCATTCTGGGTCTTATTGCAGGTACGTTGGCAGCACTCACTGTCATTGCACTGCGTCTGTTGGTCGATTATGTGCAAGTCAAGGTGCTGCCGTTCGACGTGGCTGAAAATTTCGAGTCGATATCACCTGTCTGGCGGGTGGGGGCTGCCGTTACCGGCGGGTTACTGATCGGCCTCCTGTTTCGCGTAACACGCAAAGAAACACACAGTGTGGGTGTGTTACATGTGCTGGAACGACTGGCGCATCACCAGGGTCGCTTGCCCTGGCGCAATGCACTGGTTCAGTTTGTGGGTGGTGCGATCACAATGATTTCAGGTCACTCGGTCGGGCGGGAAGGGCCAAGCGCCCACCTGGGTGCTGCCAGCAGTAACCTGCCTGCGCAGGCCTTGCGCTTACCCAATAATAGTTTGCGGGTGTTGGCAGCCTGTGGTGCGGCTGCAGGGATTGCTGCGTCGTTTAATACTCCGCTGGCCGGGGCGGCCTTTGCTATGGAAGTCTTGTTAATGGAATACTCGGTTGCAGGTTTTGCACCGGTTATCCTGGCCACGGTGAGTGCCACGGCACTGACGCGGGCCGTGTTTGGAAGTGACCTCGCGTATGATGTCCCGCATTTGTCACCGGGCGCGCTTTCCGAACTGCCGTATATCCTGGTCTGTGGTGTTCTCATCGGTCTGTTGGCCGCCGGTTTCAGTGCACTGTTTCAGTGGGTCTCGGTGCAGGGTGAAAAAATGCCTGCCTGGATACGCCCGATGCTTGCCGGTTTACTGGTCGGTGTGTGCGGGGCGATGGTTCCGGAAGTGATGGGTATTGGTGATGATACGGTTAACCATGTGCTTCGCGGTGAGCTGGCGATTACATTGTTGTTTGTCATTCTCGTGGTAAAGATCATTGCCACCACCGGCGGGATTGGTCTTGGCCTACCCGGCGGGATCATCGGGCCGACCTTGTTTATTGGTGCGGCGGCTGGTGGTTTACTGGGCGCTGTCGGTGCGATGTTGGGTATCAACGAGGCTTCATCGTTTGGCTTGTACGCCATTATAGGTATGGGCGCCATGATGGCGGGTACCTTACAGGCACCTATGGCCGGTTTGATTGCCATCCTGGAACTGACGGGGGAACCCAACCTGATCTTGCCGGGTATGCTTGTAGTGGTTGCTGCCACGATCACCAGTGGCTATGTCGGTCGCCGCGAGTCGGTGTTTCAGGGTTTATTGCGCACGCGTGGTCTTGACTATCGAAATGATCCGGCTGCGCAGTCATTGCGTCGTATCGGTGTGGGCAGTGTGATGAATCGTCAGGTGGTGACGCTGCCGCGTCGGGTGTCTCCGGCCGAAGTCGATGAGGCGCTGGCAGGGAAGCCAGTGTGGATCCTGGTGCGTGAAGCGGGGCGGGCGGACACGTTGCTGCCAGCTGTCGATCTTGTGCGGGCCCGCAGGGATGCACCCGACCAGGAAAGCTACGATCTGATCGATGTACCGGGAGAACGGGTGCAGACCCTGCCTGTCGATATGGGAGCAACGTTACAGGAAGCACAGGAAAAAATGCGGGAAAGCGGTGCAGGAGCCTTGTATGTCATCAGTCAGACCGTACCGGGAATTCCGCGTGTGCTGGGTGTACTGACAGCTGAAGATATCGAAAACAGCTACCATTACTAG
- the gltX gene encoding glutamate--tRNA ligase, with amino-acid sequence MTVRTRFAPSPTGYLHIGGARTALFSWLYARRHGGTFVLRIEDTDLERSTPESVQAILDGMAWLGLDYDEGPIYQTDRFDRYRDVIQRLLDEDKAYKCYCSRERLDALRAEQMEQKIKPRYDGTCRAGVEPPSADAPYVIRFRNPQDGEVVIDDMIRGRVTISNDELDDLILARTDGTPTYNFTVVVDDSDMKISHVIRGDDHLNNTPRQINIFRALGLEPPTYAHVPMILGSDGKRLSKRHGAVSVLQYREDGYLPEALVNYLVRLGWSHGDQEVFTREEMIELFDITDVNRAASVFNPEKLAWLNQQYIMNSDVAKLAPLLAEQLEKRGIDVTQGPDILEVTRVQQERAKTFVEMAEISEFFYRDFDAFDEKAAKKHLRPVALEPLEKARDALAALDEWEPEALHRTVQEVSEALELKMGKVAQPLRVAVVGRAASPGIDETLYLVGRDACLRRIDRALDFIRQRAGQE; translated from the coding sequence ATGACTGTCAGAACCCGTTTTGCCCCAAGCCCGACCGGCTATTTGCACATAGGTGGCGCGCGTACGGCGTTGTTTTCCTGGTTGTACGCACGTCGTCACGGCGGCACCTTTGTACTGCGCATCGAAGATACCGACCTGGAACGCTCCACTCCGGAATCGGTGCAGGCGATACTCGACGGTATGGCGTGGCTGGGGCTGGACTATGACGAAGGGCCGATATACCAGACCGATCGCTTCGATCGCTACCGGGATGTGATTCAGCGACTGCTGGACGAGGACAAGGCCTACAAATGTTATTGCAGTCGTGAACGGCTGGATGCGTTGCGTGCCGAACAGATGGAACAAAAAATCAAGCCGCGTTATGACGGTACCTGTCGTGCAGGCGTCGAACCTCCATCGGCCGATGCCCCTTATGTAATTCGCTTCCGTAATCCGCAGGATGGTGAGGTGGTGATCGATGACATGATTCGTGGTCGTGTGACGATCAGTAACGATGAACTCGATGATCTGATTCTTGCGCGTACCGATGGCACGCCAACCTATAACTTTACCGTTGTGGTCGACGACAGTGACATGAAGATATCGCACGTAATACGCGGCGACGATCACCTCAACAATACACCGCGCCAGATCAATATCTTTCGTGCGCTGGGCCTTGAACCACCTACCTATGCCCATGTGCCGATGATACTCGGGTCTGATGGAAAGCGTCTGTCCAAGCGGCACGGCGCCGTCAGTGTGTTGCAATACCGTGAAGACGGTTACCTGCCCGAAGCGCTGGTGAACTACCTGGTGCGGCTCGGCTGGTCACACGGTGACCAGGAGGTCTTTACCCGTGAGGAAATGATCGAGCTGTTCGATATAACCGATGTAAACCGTGCGGCCTCGGTATTCAACCCGGAAAAACTGGCCTGGCTGAACCAGCAATACATCATGAACAGCGATGTTGCAAAGCTTGCCCCGTTGCTGGCGGAACAGCTGGAGAAGCGGGGGATTGACGTAACGCAGGGGCCGGATATCCTCGAAGTGACACGCGTCCAGCAGGAACGCGCGAAAACCTTTGTCGAGATGGCCGAGATCAGTGAGTTCTTTTACCGGGACTTCGATGCGTTCGACGAAAAGGCGGCAAAGAAACACTTGCGCCCGGTGGCACTGGAGCCGCTGGAGAAAGCCCGTGATGCGCTGGCTGCACTGGATGAATGGGAACCGGAAGCCCTGCACCGCACTGTGCAGGAAGTCTCCGAGGCACTGGAGTTGAAAATGGGCAAGGTCGCACAGCCGTTGCGTGTCGCCGTGGTCGGGCGCGCCGCTTCACCGGGTATCGATGAAACCCTGTACCTGGTGGGCCGTGATGCGTGCCTGCGGCGTATCGACCGGGCACTCGACTTTATCCGTCAGCGCGCCGGGCAGGAATAA
- a CDS encoding zinc-dependent peptidase, giving the protein MQHVLFRSRIPYPLWHEAVSSAPVVARLGHRELHRLRKLASLFLHEKAITGAGGLEVDDFMRVYIAAQACLLILNLDLDDFQGWSEVIVYPDTFVIKREEYDASGVVHETRKALAGEAWQRGPVILSWSDARPGSHPHGPASNVILHEFSHKLDMLNGAANGMPPLHRDMVREEWTASLSHAYENLYHQVERHHHTSIDPYAAENPAEFFAVLTEVFFVQPALLHRLYPKVYRQLSLFYRQDPLQYT; this is encoded by the coding sequence TTGCAGCATGTTCTGTTTCGCTCGCGCATTCCATACCCGCTATGGCATGAGGCGGTCTCTTCAGCACCGGTTGTGGCTCGACTGGGCCACCGGGAACTGCATCGACTGCGCAAACTGGCCAGCCTGTTCCTGCATGAAAAGGCCATTACCGGTGCAGGTGGACTGGAGGTCGATGACTTCATGCGGGTGTATATCGCAGCACAGGCCTGCCTGCTGATCCTGAACCTGGATCTCGATGACTTCCAGGGCTGGAGTGAGGTCATTGTCTACCCGGACACCTTTGTCATTAAACGGGAAGAATATGATGCCAGTGGTGTGGTGCACGAAACACGCAAGGCACTTGCCGGGGAAGCCTGGCAACGTGGCCCGGTCATCCTCTCCTGGTCGGATGCCCGGCCGGGGAGCCACCCGCATGGCCCGGCATCCAATGTCATCCTGCATGAGTTTTCCCACAAGCTCGACATGCTTAATGGGGCAGCGAACGGTATGCCGCCCCTGCACCGCGACATGGTACGCGAGGAATGGACGGCCTCACTGTCGCACGCCTACGAAAACCTGTACCACCAGGTCGAGCGTCATCACCACACGTCTATTGATCCTTATGCAGCCGAAAACCCGGCCGAGTTTTTCGCGGTGCTGACAGAAGTCTTTTTTGTGCAACCGGCGTTACTGCACAGGCTGTACCCGAAGGTGTACCGGCAATTGAGCCTGTTTTACCGGCAGGATCCACTTCAATACACTTAA
- a CDS encoding sigma factor — protein MRRYNPRLFRVARSILRDDDSAQDAIQEAYVSAFVKTRYHRARNLMQEALDQQMDVAGLHVFEFAGKRCDAMVVTVLKRLGADLISSEALKQLH, from the coding sequence ATGCGGCGTTACAACCCGCGGCTTTTTCGTGTGGCGCGTAGTATTTTACGTGATGACGACTCAGCACAAGATGCAATTCAGGAAGCCTATGTATCTGCTTTCGTCAAGACCCGCTACCATCGGGCACGGAACCTGATGCAAGAAGCACTTGATCAGCAGATGGATGTTGCTGGCCTGCATGTTTTCGAATTCGCAGGCAAGCGATGTGACGCTATGGTCGTAACCGTGCTAAAGCGGCTCGGAGCAGACTTGATAAGCAGCGAAGCTCTTAAGCAGTTGCATTGA
- a CDS encoding DUF5666 domain-containing protein: MTINKLTKAAGAIAVVLGLSACGGGGSGTTSATAGASSVGTITGFGSIFVNGVEYETRGASIIIDGNPGTESDLAVGMVVELTGSASGATGRALTINASDELEGIVQSNSVAAGTGTMVIMGQTVTVDLNTLFESKVAGVTTIDQVAAGHIVEVSGYSDGTGSVFATRVEVKAPDLATYLIDHPNGVEVKGVVSNLDPAMQTFDIGTMAVSYAGAIIDNDVTLAADLFVEVKSVAGIDGSGVLVASKVELEDDGVKGRQGDDGEEFEIKAVISSPFDGTSFSMDGTTVIVTDNTVFRSGDSSGLQTGILVEAEGNFNATGELVAEKINFEDEGDTEIQGIVADINATGVNSGTVTLQDGSVITVTNSTIMKDSRDNGMTPDTRFNLQALAIGDFVEVHLFVDTTSGDSVAVKLERDDP, translated from the coding sequence ATGACTATCAATAAGTTAACCAAGGCTGCTGGTGCAATTGCTGTAGTGCTTGGACTGTCTGCCTGTGGTGGTGGCGGGAGTGGCACTACCAGTGCAACGGCTGGTGCTTCTTCGGTTGGCACCATCACCGGTTTTGGCAGCATATTCGTCAACGGTGTGGAATATGAAACGCGTGGCGCCAGCATCATTATTGATGGCAACCCGGGCACCGAATCTGATCTGGCCGTTGGCATGGTGGTCGAACTGACCGGCAGTGCGAGTGGCGCCACAGGTCGTGCGCTGACCATCAACGCCAGTGATGAACTGGAAGGCATTGTGCAGAGTAACAGTGTAGCGGCTGGCACAGGCACCATGGTGATCATGGGACAGACCGTTACTGTTGATCTCAACACCCTGTTCGAAAGCAAGGTTGCAGGTGTTACCACCATTGACCAGGTAGCCGCAGGACATATTGTTGAAGTCAGTGGTTACAGTGATGGAACCGGATCAGTGTTTGCAACCCGTGTCGAAGTCAAGGCGCCCGACCTGGCTACCTACCTTATTGATCACCCCAACGGCGTGGAAGTGAAAGGCGTGGTCAGCAATCTTGACCCTGCCATGCAGACCTTTGATATCGGCACCATGGCTGTCAGTTACGCCGGCGCGATTATCGATAATGATGTAACCCTTGCCGCCGACTTGTTTGTTGAAGTCAAAAGTGTTGCCGGTATTGATGGTAGCGGAGTACTGGTTGCCAGCAAGGTGGAGCTGGAAGACGACGGCGTGAAAGGCCGTCAGGGTGATGACGGTGAGGAATTTGAAATAAAGGCCGTCATCTCGTCGCCCTTTGACGGCACAAGTTTCAGCATGGACGGTACCACTGTCATCGTGACCGATAACACTGTGTTCCGAAGTGGCGACAGCAGTGGCCTGCAGACAGGTATTCTGGTTGAAGCTGAAGGTAACTTCAATGCTACCGGTGAGCTGGTTGCCGAAAAGATCAACTTCGAGGATGAAGGCGATACCGAGATCCAGGGTATTGTGGCCGACATCAATGCAACCGGCGTCAATAGCGGCACGGTTACATTACAGGATGGTTCGGTGATCACCGTGACCAACTCCACCATCATGAAGGACAGCCGCGATAACGGTATGACTCCTGACACACGTTTCAATCTGCAGGCGCTCGCCATCGGGGACTTCGTGGAAGTTCACCTGTTTGTCGATACCACCAGCGGTGACAGCGTGGCCGTCAAACTGGAACGCGACGACCCCTGA
- a CDS encoding AI-2E family transporter encodes MSDINSQPTALRFVLGLAALVVIVAGMKTAQSIIVPFLLAAFISIISAPYLNWLNRKGMPMPLALLVIILVIVAAGVALAALLGTSLDAFSEALPSYQERLQDKVVELAQWLAAQGIDVSDRTFLSFFNPGSAMALVSGLLKGLGNVLTNAFLILLTVIFILMEASSFPVKLRTALRSPEHSLTESYTVLDNIKSYMSIKLLTSALTGFLVSVGLSVMGVDFAMLWGFFAFLLNFIPNIGSIIAAIPAVLLALLQFGAGGALGVAGLFLVVNIVIGSILEPRWMGNQLGLSPLIVFVSLVFWGWVFGPVGMFLSVPLTISVQIALASRDDTRWIAVLLGPGMTE; translated from the coding sequence ATGTCTGATATAAATTCACAGCCGACAGCCCTGCGTTTTGTACTTGGGCTCGCAGCCCTTGTTGTGATTGTCGCCGGCATGAAAACCGCACAGTCCATTATTGTGCCGTTCCTGCTGGCGGCATTTATCTCCATTATCAGTGCGCCCTACCTGAACTGGTTGAATCGCAAGGGCATGCCCATGCCACTGGCATTGCTCGTTATTATCCTTGTCATTGTCGCAGCCGGTGTAGCGCTGGCCGCCTTGCTGGGAACCTCGCTGGATGCCTTCAGCGAGGCACTGCCTTCGTACCAGGAGCGGTTGCAGGACAAGGTGGTGGAGTTGGCGCAATGGCTTGCTGCCCAGGGTATTGACGTATCCGATCGGACTTTTCTGAGTTTCTTCAACCCGGGCTCTGCCATGGCACTGGTCTCGGGACTGTTGAAAGGCCTTGGCAACGTGCTGACCAACGCCTTCCTGATCCTGCTGACGGTGATCTTTATTCTTATGGAAGCTTCGAGCTTTCCCGTAAAACTGCGTACTGCACTGCGTTCCCCCGAGCACTCCCTGACAGAAAGCTACACAGTGCTGGACAATATAAAGAGTTACATGAGCATCAAGTTACTGACCTCGGCCCTGACCGGTTTTCTGGTGTCTGTCGGGCTGTCGGTTATGGGCGTCGATTTTGCCATGTTGTGGGGCTTCTTTGCTTTTCTGCTGAATTTCATTCCCAACATCGGGTCGATCATTGCGGCCATTCCGGCAGTACTGCTGGCCCTGCTGCAGTTCGGCGCGGGTGGGGCACTCGGTGTTGCGGGGTTGTTCCTGGTTGTGAACATCGTTATTGGCAGTATTCTCGAACCACGCTGGATGGGTAACCAGCTCGGCCTGTCACCACTGATCGTATTTGTTTCATTGGTGTTCTGGGGGTGGGTGTTTGGACCCGTGGGGATGTTCCTGTCAGTGCCGTTGACGATTTCGGTGCAGATTGCACTGGCGTCACGCGATGATACGCGCTGGATTGCGGTGTTGCTGGGGCCGGGCATGACGGAATAG
- a CDS encoding DUF1631 family protein, with protein sequence MAIAPQFTKLLDMCLDMEISHLRPLVDRMFENADVALLDFAEKAQNNMAQSVFFEAMNEVRKRRKAIEQGFYKELKRSYSEFPVSPGNEGLVNPDDGALSLVNPEDMELSVAIQNASQKLSSRIMDRIFALKQRLSIVNGGNAIDESQIPGGPAWLGAAFQHAVGELELENKVRVVFVALFEKYVLIKVDSLFDEYNKRLIEADILPNLRYEVRKQPGSVEIIQKEVEPGSETDQPDNTDMTADTEPEQSPSELGDELFGRICELMAVRRTAPAGQAGGGGIGGDAAMAADNVTPIHSHATAGYAGSAPVSGGGYGGGAAPGTAGAPVEGGNMGGEPGGGGHSPLLPRIKQVQARMSSASATVSSDEFIENIEIDQTLIDRLQTTLTEERDKVYGDMDRRKLPAADTNVIELVGLLFEYMLKEDSLPNIVKALLSRLHTPLLKAAVIDKSFFTRSQHPARKLLNDMTAAGISWVDEGNIERGIFPKMKEIVDQVLNEFDEDVDIFEGLVTDFGEAVADLEQRSSLVEKRTTEAANGQEKLQAARQRAQQEIQSLLSEHTIAVDAKEFLQRIWSDKLTFILLRQPDADNSDDWRDAIQIAGAVIRYASPIDSNGEREQREQSLEEHQKSLREASATLQQPDKEKLLTRLFSSQKKLVDEYSPAAEVPVEVAEPEPVRAEQKSATASLSPEQETMIHELKSVPFGTWFEFTGEGEAAQRAKLSWRSTVTEKFMFVDQMGVKAAIISMTELADNMIAGKVRVIHDQKKPFVDRALNAIHRMLDHGTRQTAQA encoded by the coding sequence ATGGCAATCGCACCACAATTCACTAAATTGCTGGATATGTGTCTGGATATGGAAATCAGTCATCTTCGGCCTCTTGTCGATCGCATGTTTGAAAATGCCGATGTCGCATTGCTTGATTTCGCTGAAAAAGCCCAGAACAACATGGCGCAATCGGTGTTCTTCGAGGCGATGAACGAAGTACGTAAACGGCGCAAGGCAATTGAGCAGGGCTTTTACAAGGAGCTTAAACGCAGCTACTCGGAGTTTCCTGTCTCGCCAGGCAACGAAGGGCTTGTCAATCCGGATGACGGTGCGCTGTCCCTGGTGAACCCTGAGGACATGGAACTTTCAGTCGCCATCCAGAACGCCAGCCAGAAACTCAGCAGCCGTATCATGGACCGCATCTTTGCGCTCAAACAACGACTGTCCATTGTAAATGGTGGCAACGCAATCGACGAGTCCCAGATACCTGGCGGACCTGCCTGGCTCGGTGCAGCTTTCCAGCATGCCGTCGGTGAACTGGAACTCGAAAACAAGGTTCGCGTTGTCTTTGTCGCATTGTTCGAAAAGTACGTGCTGATCAAGGTTGACAGTCTGTTCGATGAATACAACAAACGGCTTATCGAAGCAGATATATTGCCGAACCTGCGGTATGAAGTACGCAAGCAACCCGGCAGCGTTGAAATCATCCAGAAAGAAGTTGAACCGGGCAGCGAAACGGACCAACCCGACAATACCGATATGACAGCTGACACAGAACCCGAGCAGAGTCCGTCGGAACTCGGTGATGAACTGTTTGGTCGTATCTGTGAGTTAATGGCCGTCCGGCGCACAGCACCGGCGGGCCAGGCCGGCGGGGGTGGTATCGGCGGCGACGCGGCCATGGCAGCCGATAATGTTACACCCATTCATTCTCATGCCACTGCCGGCTACGCCGGATCCGCCCCGGTATCAGGCGGCGGTTATGGTGGAGGTGCTGCGCCGGGCACAGCTGGAGCACCTGTCGAAGGGGGCAATATGGGTGGTGAACCGGGTGGTGGTGGACATTCTCCACTATTGCCACGTATCAAGCAGGTACAGGCACGTATGTCGTCTGCATCGGCCACTGTCTCCAGCGACGAGTTCATCGAAAATATCGAAATTGACCAGACTTTGATAGACCGGCTGCAGACAACGCTCACCGAGGAACGCGACAAGGTTTATGGCGACATGGATCGCCGGAAACTCCCGGCTGCAGATACCAATGTTATCGAGCTGGTCGGGTTACTGTTTGAATACATGCTGAAAGAAGACAGTCTGCCCAACATCGTCAAGGCATTATTGAGTCGTCTGCACACTCCGTTGCTCAAGGCTGCAGTAATCGACAAATCTTTCTTCACCCGTTCACAGCACCCGGCCAGAAAGCTTCTCAATGATATGACTGCTGCCGGCATCAGCTGGGTCGATGAAGGCAATATCGAGCGCGGCATCTTTCCCAAGATGAAAGAAATCGTCGACCAGGTACTGAACGAGTTCGACGAGGACGTGGATATATTTGAGGGGCTGGTCACCGATTTCGGGGAAGCCGTCGCAGATCTCGAACAGCGATCCAGTCTTGTGGAAAAACGTACCACAGAAGCTGCCAACGGACAGGAGAAACTGCAGGCTGCACGACAACGCGCCCAGCAGGAAATACAGTCACTGCTCAGCGAGCACACCATTGCCGTGGATGCAAAGGAATTCCTGCAACGTATCTGGTCAGACAAGCTGACATTTATTTTGCTGCGCCAGCCAGATGCCGATAACAGTGATGACTGGCGCGATGCAATCCAGATTGCCGGGGCGGTCATTCGTTATGCTTCACCGATTGATAGCAACGGAGAACGTGAACAGCGCGAGCAATCACTGGAAGAGCACCAGAAATCCCTGCGGGAAGCATCTGCAACCTTGCAACAACCCGACAAGGAAAAACTTCTGACCCGGCTGTTTTCCAGCCAGAAAAAACTTGTTGATGAATACAGCCCTGCTGCCGAGGTACCCGTAGAAGTTGCTGAACCGGAACCGGTCAGGGCTGAACAGAAATCTGCAACTGCCAGCCTGTCACCGGAGCAGGAAACCATGATCCATGAACTTAAATCTGTTCCGTTCGGAACCTGGTTTGAATTTACCGGTGAAGGTGAGGCTGCACAGCGTGCAAAGTTATCGTGGCGCAGTACCGTGACAGAGAAATTTATGTTCGTGGACCAGATGGGCGTCAAAGCCGCCATCATCTCCATGACAGAGCTTGCCGACAACATGATCGCAGGCAAGGTGCGTGTTATCCATGACCAGAAGAAACCTTTTGTCGACCGGGCGCTGAATGCGATACACCGGATGCTCGACCATGGTACCCGACAGACAGCCCAGGCCTGA
- a CDS encoding glutamine--tRNA ligase/YqeY domain fusion protein, protein MTNEETGKPNNFIRNIIDADIASGKHGGRVATRFPPEPNGYLHIGHAKSICLNFGIAEDYKGTCNLRFDDTNPHKENVEFVEAIKKDVHWLGYDWGDRLFYASDYFERLYAYAVELIKKDKAYVCDLSPEQTREYRGTLTEPGKDSPFRTRSVEENLDLFARMRAGEFRDGEKILRAKIDMASSNMNLRDPAIYRIRHGVLHHQTGEAWCIYPMYDFTHCLSDAIEGITHSLCTLEFEDHRPLYDWFLDTLDVEHHPRQIEFSRLELEYTITSKRKLTQLVDEGHVEGWDDPRMPTLAGMRRRGYTPASIRDFCDRIGVTKSTNNVEMSVLENCVREDLNPCAPRRMAVLHPLKVVLENYPEAQCETLQAANHPQDESMGVRDLPFTRELYIDHEDFLEVAPNKKFKRLVTGGEVRLRNAYVIRCDEVIKDGDGEIIELRCSYDPDTLSKNPEGRKVKGVIHWVSAPHAVAAEIRLYDRLFNQPNPGSDREGGDFTDHLNPESLLTLTRCYLEPNLKQAVPGAFFQFEREGYFCADPDQSHGLPVFNRTVTLRDSWAKIEKKGG, encoded by the coding sequence ATGACTAATGAAGAAACCGGTAAACCAAACAATTTTATTCGCAATATTATCGATGCAGATATCGCCAGCGGCAAACACGGCGGCCGGGTAGCGACACGGTTTCCGCCGGAACCGAACGGTTACCTGCACATCGGGCATGCAAAATCGATCTGCCTGAACTTCGGTATTGCCGAGGATTACAAGGGCACCTGTAACCTGCGCTTTGACGACACCAATCCGCACAAGGAGAACGTCGAGTTTGTCGAAGCCATTAAAAAGGATGTGCACTGGCTGGGCTACGACTGGGGTGACCGCCTGTTCTACGCTTCGGATTATTTTGAACGTCTCTACGCGTATGCCGTTGAGTTAATCAAAAAGGACAAGGCCTACGTCTGCGATCTAAGCCCCGAGCAGACCCGTGAGTACCGTGGCACGCTCACAGAACCGGGCAAGGACAGTCCTTTCCGTACCCGCAGCGTAGAGGAGAACCTGGACCTGTTCGCGCGTATGCGCGCCGGTGAGTTCAGGGACGGTGAAAAGATCCTGCGCGCAAAAATCGATATGGCCTCATCGAACATGAACCTGCGTGACCCGGCCATCTACCGTATCCGTCACGGCGTGCTACACCACCAGACGGGCGAAGCCTGGTGCATCTACCCGATGTACGATTTCACCCACTGTCTGTCGGATGCCATCGAAGGCATTACGCATTCCCTGTGCACCCTCGAATTTGAAGACCATCGTCCCCTGTATGACTGGTTCCTCGATACGCTGGATGTCGAGCACCATCCACGGCAGATCGAGTTCTCCCGGCTGGAACTGGAATACACCATTACCAGCAAGCGCAAGCTTACCCAACTGGTTGACGAGGGACATGTCGAGGGCTGGGATGACCCGCGCATGCCGACACTGGCCGGCATGCGCCGGCGTGGTTACACGCCGGCGTCGATCCGTGACTTCTGTGACCGCATCGGCGTGACCAAGTCGACCAACAATGTTGAAATGAGCGTGCTGGAAAATTGTGTGCGCGAGGACCTGAACCCGTGTGCGCCGCGTCGTATGGCCGTGCTGCACCCGCTCAAGGTTGTTCTAGAAAACTACCCGGAAGCACAGTGCGAAACACTCCAGGCCGCCAACCACCCGCAGGATGAGTCCATGGGCGTTCGCGATCTACCCTTCACCCGCGAACTTTATATCGATCATGAAGATTTCCTCGAAGTGGCGCCCAACAAAAAGTTCAAGCGCCTGGTCACCGGTGGTGAAGTGCGGTTGCGCAATGCCTACGTGATTCGCTGCGATGAAGTCATCAAGGACGGTGACGGTGAGATCATCGAACTGCGTTGCAGCTACGACCCGGACACCCTGTCGAAAAACCCGGAAGGCCGCAAGGTGAAGGGGGTCATTCACTGGGTCTCTGCACCACACGCGGTTGCCGCAGAGATTCGCCTGTACGATCGCCTGTTCAACCAGCCGAACCCGGGCAGCGACAGGGAGGGCGGTGATTTCACTGACCACCTTAACCCGGAATCGCTACTGACCCTGACCCGCTGCTACCTGGAACCAAACCTGAAACAGGCCGTGCCCGGCGCTTTTTTCCAGTTTGAGCGGGAAGGCTATTTCTGTGCCGACCCTGACCAGAGCCACGGCCTGCCAGTATTCAACCGCACCGTGACGCTGCGCGATTCCTGGGCGAAAATCGAGAAAAAAGGTGGCTGA